The Trueperaceae bacterium genome segment AGGACGATCCCGGTCGGCATCCCTCCGTAACGTCCATCGTCGAACGAACTCGAGTGCCAGGCGGGAGTCAGCTTTACCCGTCCGAACGGGAAGCCGAAGAACCCGCCGATGTTCATGCCGTGCGTTCCGACGCCCTGCGGCTTCAGGGCGCGGCAGATCTCGACCATCCCGACGACTGTCGCGCCGCTGCGCTTGGCGATCCGCACCGCGTCGCCGACATGGTCTCCGTGAGCGTGAGTGATGAGTATGTAATCGGGCGTGAGCTCATCGACGTCGACGGAGGCGAGCGGGTTGCCCGAGATGAAGGGGTCGATGAGCAAGCTGTAGTCACCGGTCTCGACATGGACCGCCGAGTGACCCAGATAGGTAAGTCTCACGCCACCTCCCAGGAATGACGTCTGGTGAGCGGTTCAAGCCTACCATGCCCACACCTGTCGCCGCCGACCCACTCACCCGCTCCGGTCGGACAGGTCGCGTTCGGAGCGGCTCTTGTCCAGCTGGCCGACTTGGGGCCCGCTAACGCTCGACGCCAGGGGACGACGTCGCCGCTCCCCGCCGCTCAGGGGTGACGGAGCAGCACCAGCCAGAGGTAGTAGAGGACGGTCAACCCGATCGGCGCCGCCGCCAGCGCCAGCGCCGGCAGGTCCAGCTTGGCGAGGTAGAGCAACCAGGCGGCGAGACTCACCACCACCACGAGCGGCAGGGCCCAGAAGAGCACCAGGCTCAGACCCTCGAGGCCGAGAAGGTTGATCTGCCCGCCGTTCGTTTGCCACAGGTGGATGGCTCCCATGACCCAGAAGAGGGTGATGCCGAACGAACCGACGTTGGACAGAAGGATCCCGAAGAAAGTGAGTACCCTGTTCCCTTCGCGGGCGATCTCGTCGTTGTGGGCTTCGCTGTAAACGATGGTCATATCGCTCCTACTCGTTGCGCCCGCCAGAGCGGGTCGCCGTTCACTCAGCTACTACTGTTTTATCGTGCGGGCCGGGCCGAGTCCAGGTTCCCGGTCGGTTCCCCGTCGACATCAGTCACCGGCGATGAGCGCCTTCGTCTCCCCGCTCACGCGCTTCCAGCCACGGTACGCCGCCCGTCGGCCCCGGTCCCAGAGCTTGTAGGCGTAGGCCGCTACGGGATGGGTCCAGGTCCCCGAGATGGCGCCGGCACGTAGCGCCGCAAGCAGGTCTTCGGGGCCTTCGATCGGCCGGTCCGGGGTCTCGACCCAGGCGGTCCCGAGAGCCGGAACGATGTGAGCATCGGTTCCCGCCGATGCCGGCAGGTCACGCTCGGCAGCCCACTGGCTCGCCTGGGCGTTGCGCCTGGGATGCGATACCCGGGTATTGAAGACCTCGACGATATCTATCTCATGCGCGATCCGCTCTCGCGCCGCCGGCGAGAGGCGGTGCGTTTTGAGCGGATCGAAACCGTGGGGCAGGAGCACGAGGCCGCCCTGCTCACGGATCCGCTCCACTACCTCCTCGGGACTCAGGTCGGCCGGGATCAACTCCTCGAGGAACAGGCCGATGATCTCGCCCTCCCTCGTCGTGACCTCTTCTCCCACGATTATCAGGGGGTCGCCGGGCGCCGTGGACTTCTCCCTGAGCTCCAGCGCCCCCCAGATCTGATCGTGATCGGTGACCGCCTGCACCGCGATCCGCTGCTGTCGACAGCGGGTGATGACGCCGTCGAACTGGGACGAGCAGTCGTGAGACGCCTCGGTGTGGCAGTGGAGGTCGATGCGCATCGCTACTACCACCCTACCGGCCACAGCCCCGGCCACCATGCTCGAACGACCAATCTCTGAAGTTCGGTGGGTTCGCCGCGGCCCCACCAAGAGGAACCGAGCGGGTCCGGTGTCCGGCGCCCGTGCCGGTTCGCGCTACCAGAGGAGCGGGAGGGCCTGATATACTCGCATGTTTGGAGCGAGGCGAGCTGGGGCCCATCATCACTTCCTCGACCTTCCCTCTCCCCGCCGAGCGCGAAGGAGGCATCTCCAGTTGCAGGACCTTGTCATTCGCGGCGCGCGCGAGCACAACCTCAAGGACATCACGCTTCAACTGCCGCGTAATAAGTTCATAGTTTTCACCGGGGTCTCCGGTTCAGGTAAGTCGACCCTGGCGTTCGACACCATCTACGCGGAGGGGCAGCGCCGCTACGTGGAGAGCCTCTCGGCGTACGCCAGGCAGTTCCTGGGCGTGATGGACAAGCCTGATGTCGACGGGATCGACGGGCTCTCGCCTGCCATCTCCATCGATCAGAAGACCACCTCCCACAATCCGCGCTCCACGGTCGGCACCGTCACCGAGATCCACGACTACCTGCGTCTCCTGTTCTCGCGCGCCGGAACGCCCCACTGCCCCGTATGCGACCGGCCCATCCAGCGCCAGTCGGCCAGTGAGATCGTCGAACAGCTGCTGGGCCGCTTCCCGGACGCCCGGGCGATGATCCTCGCCCCGGTCGTGCGCGGCCGCAAGGGGGAGTACCGCAAGCTGCTGGCTGACCTCAAGAAGGAGGGCTTCGCCAGGATCCGCCTGGACGGCGAGGTGCAGACCCTCGACGAGGCGCTCACAGGCAACATCGAACGGTACGAGAAGCACGACATCGACCTGGTGATCGACCGGGTGCTGCTGAAGGAGGACGACCGCTCGCGGATCGCGGAGAGCGTGGAGCTCGCCCTGGTCAAGGGCGAGGGGCTCATGCGGGCCTGGATGCCGGAGGACGATTCCAAGGCCGGTGTTGAGGAGCTGTTCAGCGAGAAGTTCGCCTGCCCCGAGCACGGCACCTTCCTCGAGGAGCTCGAACCCCGGGTCTTCTCCTTCAACTCACCGTACGGCGCTTGCCCGCGCTGCAGCGGCCTCGGGTACCTTCAGCAGTTCGACCCGAAGCTGATAGTCCCCGACGACACCCTCTCGATCGCGGAAGGCGCCATCGCACCCTGGAGTGGCGGTCGCAGCGACGGCAACAAGGTGTTCTACTGGGACCGGCTCAAGGCGCTCGCCGAGATGCTCGATTTCGACCTGCAGACCCCCTGGAAGGACCTGCCCGAATCGGTGCAGAAGTCGATCCTGGAAGGCAGCGCGGAACCGGTCGACGTCGTCTACAAGCGCGGCGGCCGCGAGACGATGCGGTTCAAGGCCGAGTTCGAGGGCGTGATCGGCAACCTAGACCGGCGGCTCAAGGAGGCGGCCAGCGAGTACGCCCGGGAGCGGCTCGAGGAGTTCATGTCGCTGGTGGCCTGCCCGCACTGTCACGGCAGCCGTTACAAGCCGGAAGTGCTGGCGGTGCGAATCGCCGACAGCAACATCGCTCAACTCTCCGGGATGACGGTGCTCGACGCCCGTCGTTTCTTCGCTGAACTCGACCTGCCGGGACCAGCGGGCGCCATCGCCCGGCCGATCGTCCGGGAGGTCAACTCGCGCCTCGGTTTCCTCGAGGACGTTGGCCTCGACTACCTGTCGCTCGACCGCAGCGCCAACACTCTTTCTGGGGGGGAGGCGCAACGGATCCGCCTCGCCACCCAGGTGGGCTCGGGCCTCACCGGAGTCCTCTACGTTCTCGACGAGCCCTCCATCGGCCTCCACCCCCGTGACAACGCGCGGCTGCTTCGAACCCTGCTGAGCCTGCGCGACCTCGGCAACACCCTCATCGTCGTCGAGCACGACGAGGACACGATGCGGGCGTCCGACTACATCGTCGACCTTGGGCCGGGCGCCGGCGTCCACGGCGGCGAGGTGGTCGCCGCCGGCGTGCCGGCCGAGCTCACCCGTCACCAGAACTCGCTTACCGCCGCCTACCTGAGGGGCGACCTCAAGATCGACGTGCCGAAGAAGCGACGCGAGGGCAACGGCAAGAGGCTCAAGATCGTCGGCGCCCGTGAGCACAACCTCCAGGGGATAGACGTCGAGATACCTCTGGGCACGATGACCTGCATCACCGGTCCTTCCGGGTCCGGCAAGTCTACCCTCGTCCACCGCATCCTGCACGCCAGTCTGGCGAAGCAGCTCTACCGGGCGAAGGCCCAACCCGGCAGTCACGAACGGATCCTCGGCACCGAACACCTGGACAAGGTCATCGAGATCGACCAGAGCCCCATCGGCCGGACACCCAGATCGAACCCGGCCACCTACACCGGCATCTTCACCGACATCCGCGATCTGTTCGCCCGAGCGCCCGAGTCCCGCAAGCGTGGCTACAAGGCGGGCCGCTTCTCGTTCAACGTCAAGGGCGGCCGCTGCGAGGCGTGCAAGGGCGACGGGACCGTGAAGGTTGAGATGTACTTCCTGCCCGACGTCTACGTGCCCTGCGAGGTCTGCAAGGGCGCGCGCTACAACCGCGAGACGCTGGAGGTGAAGATCCGCGGCAAGTCGATCTCCGACGTGCTCGAGATGACCGTCGACGAGGGACTGGAGTTCTTCGAGAACATCCCCAACGTCGCCCGCAAGCTGCAGCTCATGAAGGACGTTGGCCTCTCCTACATCAAGATCGGCCAGCCCTCCCCCACCCTCTCCGGTGGTGAGGCACAGCGCGTGAAGCTGGCCTCGGAGCTGGGCCGCCGCTCGACCGGCAAGACCCTCTACATCCTCGACGAACCAACAACGGGTCTCCACTTCGACGACACCCGTAAACTCCTGGATGTTCTTCACAGGTTGGTCGACGGTGGAAATACACTGGTTGTAATCGAACACAACATCGACGTGATCAAGACCGCCGATTGGATCGTCGACCTTGGACCCGACGGCGGAGCGCGCGGTGGCCGGGTCGTAGCCGAAGGGACGCCCGAGACCGCCGCTGCGGACCACGATTCGCCCACGGGCAAGTTCCTTCGCCAGGTACCCGAGATCGCCGAGAGGATCCAGGTCCGGGATGTCGCCTGAGGCTCCGCTAACAGGAGGGCCGCGGACCGGTTCAGGGGCAGGCGCGGGTCGGGTGGTCCCAGCGCCGAACTCCGGTGCGGCGAGGTCGAAAGTCGCTCATCGGCCCACGGAGCCTTCGGGTACGATGCAGCGATGACGAGCGGGGCCCCTGCGACGCAACGGTTCATAATCGGAGTTTTCCTGTTCCTGGCGGCGGTAGTCTGCGCCGTCGCGCCGCTGCCATTAGCCTTCCGCAGCGCCGGCATACTCTTCTTCTCATACCTGTCGTTCGCCGTCGGGGGATCGGCGGCAGCCCACTTCACGGCGCTACTGGCGCCACCGATCGGACTGTTGAGCGGGGACCCGGAGTGGCTGATAATGCTGCCGGTGGTCCTCGCCTGCAACCTGCTGGCGATGATCGGCCTCGAGTTCGCGTGGCGTTACGCGGCGCTCCTGGTGTCGCCCCTGCTGCAGGCGATACCGCAACTGGTCATCGTCAACCTCAGCGACCAGGAGCTGTTCGCAGTCGATCTTCCCTGGGAGCCCCGGGCGCAGGTTTGGATCGCACTGCACATCCTTACAGCTCTCGCCGGAGTACTGGTGGCCGTCTACCTGGACCGCCGGCGCGAGCGACAAGCCGTCACAGCGTAGGCAAGATGACGTCGCTCCGCGGGCTCCGCCACAGCGCGTTGTGGGAGTTCGGGGTGCGGCTGGTGAGGCGCTTCCGGGCGTCTTACCTCACCATGCTGGCGGCGGCGCTCGCCTACTACGCCGCCTTCTCGCTCGGCCCACTGCTGCTGCTCCTGGGCGGCTGGCTGGCCGTCATCCTGCAGACCCGTCCGGAGTTGGCCGGCCGCTACCGGCTGGTGCTGGCAGACCTCGTCAACCAGGTGATGCCTCTTCAGGAGAACACCTCGGAGGTGGTCTCGCGAAACTTCGAGACGATCCTCAACCAGCTCTCGGAGGGCGCCCTCCTGCGAACCGTCCTGTCGTTGCTGATCCTCATCTGGGCCGCGAGCGGCTTCTTCACCTCGCTGCAGCTCGCCCTCGAGGTGATCTTCGACGTCAGCGAAACCCGGAGCTTCCTGCGCCGGCGTCTCGTGGCCGTGCTGCTGGTGGTGGCCGTGGCGCTGGTGATCGGCGTGGAGATAGTCGGCGGCGCCCTGCTCTCCTCCCTCTCCCAGGTCTCCGACCTGATCGCCTCCCGGATGCAGGTGCCCGACGTCGAACTGCCGAACCTCGTGCCCCTCTGGTTCACCCGGGCGTCGTCGATGGTGCTGCGCCTGGCCGTCGCTGCACTCGCGTTCACCCTCGCCTTCCGCTTCCTTCCCCGCCGCTCGAGCAGCTGGACCGGCGCCCTCGTAGGGGGCTCCTTCAGCTCGGTAACCATCGCGGTCACCCGAGAGCTGCTGCTCCTGACCTTCGACACCGACCGCTTCAACGTCATCTACGGCGTCATCACCAGTGTCGTCGTCACCCTCCTCTGGCTCTACCTGGCGCTGCTGATGTTCCTGGTAGGTGCCCTCATCACCGCCGAGATAAGCGCCTGGCGCCGCGAGCGTCCGGGAGTACCGCACGAGACGACCGGACTGGGGCGAATTCACGAGCCCGAGGATTGACCCTCAGCTCGGGGGTCGCGGAACTCCACATGGCGCTCTACCGCCAGGTTCGCCGTCCCTGCGACGTCCATGTATCCGGTCTGAACGCCATCACGGCCGGTAGGTGCGTGATTCTGAGCGGCTGAAGGGCTGGCGTACAATGACCGCCATGGAGACGATCACCCGCTTCATGCAGCGCGCCTGGTTCTTCTGGCTGGGACGGACCGCATTCCTCTTCTACGCCAAGCTGTTCTACGGCATCGAGGTCGAGGGGGCGGAGCGGGTGCCACGGAAAGGCGGACTGGTAGTCGCCAGCAACCACTTCTCGTCGCTGGACCCTCCCGTACTCGGCGTCTCGGTGCCTCGTGAGATCAACTTCATGGCCAAGAAGGAGCTCTTCGAGAACCGCTACCTGAGGGCCCTGATGCTGGGCCTCAGGGCCTATCCCGTGGACCGGTCGCGCAGCGACATGAGCGCGATAAAGCACTCGCTCAGGCTGCTCAAGGAGGGCGTGGCGGTCGGGATCTTCGCCCAGGGCACCCGGAACGCCGGGGACGTCGAGGCGCTCGACGGAGCTTCCTTCCTCGCCATCCGCGCCGGGGTGCCGCTGCAGCCCGCCGCCATCTGGCGTGAGGGCCGGCGCTTCCACGTCCGCTTCGGTGAACCGATAGTGCCGCGGGAAGGGAAGCGCAGCGAGATGCAGGCGCTCACCAGGGAGTTGATGAAGCGGGTGAACGAGCTGCTGCCCGGGAACGAAGCGATAGGCGGCGATGTCCGGGAGCCGGTCGAAACCCGTTAGGGAGCCGCGCGGCGCCCGCGACGCGCGCCCTGGCAATCTTGCTCAGCCGCTTGGGCACGTGATAGAGTGTCGGCCAAGTCACAATCGAAGAAGGAGGAGGAGATGGCGAAACAGCGGACCGTTTCGAAGGCCGAACTTGTCGACATGGTGGCGGGCGAGACGGGCATCCGTAAGAAGGATGTCAAGGAGGTCGTCGACAACGTGCTGGCCAAGATCAGCAGTCATCTCGACGACAACTACAAGGTCCAGCTCACCGGCTTCGGCACCTTCGAGGTCCGCGAGCGTAGGGCCCGCAGCGGAGTGAAACCGGGTACCCGTACCAAGATCGAGATCCCGGCCAGCAAGTACCCCGCCTTCAAGCCCGGCAAGAGCCTCAGGGAACGCGTTCGCAGCTAGCGCGTCTCCCGGACGGCGTGGCAACGGGCCGTCCTCCCCTTCTAACGCCGCGCCCGATCCTCCGTCGGGCGCGACTTTCGTTCGGCCTGCGCCCCGGTAGCCCCCCGGCCCGCCCGACGCCGTAAGCACGCACCTGCCAGGCAGGAGGTCTGGGGCGAAATTCGCTGAACCACCCGGAACGCTGGGCAAGGATGTGGTCTGCTAACCTGAAGAGGAGACCATGGGATTACTGGACGTGATCGGACCGGTGATGATCGGCCCCTCCAGTTCACACACCGCGGGCGCATGCCGACTCGCGCTGCTGGCGCGCCGCATGCTCATCAGCGCGCCCCGTCATGCGGAGCTCACTCTCCACGGCTCCTTCGCCAAGACAGCTCGCGGTCACGGCACCGACAAGGCTCTGGTGGCGGGCCTGCTGGGCATGTTCCCCGATGATCCGCGGATACCGCAGGCTCCCGAACTGGCCCGGGCCGCCGGGCTGGAGGTCGCCTTCGCCACAGCCGACCTCGGTGACGTCCACCCCAATACCGTGCGGATCGAGCTGAGCTCCCCGGAGGAAGAGGTGAGCATGATGGGCTCGAGCCTCGGCGGGGGGATGGTGCGGGTCTTCCAGGTGAACGGGTTCGAGATCGACTTCTCCGGAAGTTGCTACGCGCTCCTCATCGAGCACAACGACCGTCCTGGGGTGATAGCCCGGGTAGCGAGAGTGATCGCGGACGACGACGGTAACATCGGCCGGCTGCATTCGGCCCGGCGGCGCAGGGGCGGGCAGGCGATGATGTCGGTCGAGGTCGACAAGCACCTGTCGCAGTATGTCCTCGACTACCTCACCAACCTCCCGTACATCTCCTGGGTGAGGATGTTGCCCGAGGTCATGAGCGGCGAACAACGGGGCGAGCTCGGCCAGGGGACGCAAGAGGGCGATGTCGTTACCGAAGGGGGCAACCTGTGAACAGGAACGAGCGGCTGAGCGGACTCGACGAGCTCGACCTCGGCCGACTGGCCCAGTTCGAGGGCCCGGCCTCGACCGCGATCCTCGACGAGGAAACGGGCGGAGACGCGAGCGCCAGGGTGGCGCTGCTGGCTGGGATGCGAGGGCGCCTGGCAGAGATGCGCGACTCGGTGGAGAGGGGCCTGGCGAACGACGCTCCGAGCCGAACCGGGATGGTTGGCTGGAACGCGAAGCGCCTGTGGGAGGCCGAGGACAGCCTCGGTTCGCCGCTTCTCAAACGCGTGCAGGCTTACGCGATGGCGGTCAACGAGGAGAACGCGCGCATGGGCCGGATCGTCGCCGCCCCTACCGCGGGAAGCGCCGGTACCCTGCCTGGCGCGTTATTGGGCGTGGCCGACCATCTGGGCCTGGACGACGAGCAGCTCCTCGCACCGCTGGTGCTGGCCGCCGGCATCGGACAGATAATCGGCCGCAGCATGTTCATCGCCGGCTCCACCGGCGGCTGCCAGGCCGAGATCGGATCCTCGGCGGCCATGGCCGCGGCAGCGGTCTGCGAACTGATGGGCGGCCTTGCCAGGCAATCGGTGCACGCAGCCGCTCAGACGTTGATGAACAGCATCGGGCTGGTCTGCGATCCGGTGGGAGGTTATGTCGAGGTTCCCTGTGTGAGCCGCAACGCCTTCTACAGCGTCCACGCGGTAGCCTCGGCTCAGCTGGCGCTGGCCGGCGTCGAGTCGCCCATCCCGCCCGACGAGGTGGTGCAGGCGATGGCTTCGGTCGGGCGACTGTTGCCTCCGGAACTGCGCGAAACAGGCGAGGGCGGCCTCGCCGACACTCCCACCGGTCGCCGCATAGCCCTCGAGATGGCCGACTGAGGGCGAGCAACGCGCCGATCGCCGGGCGCGGCCGAGGAGACCGATATGGCAGTCCACCTCCAACACGCCGGTAGGCCGCGGGTAGTCATCGTAGGTGCCGGCTTCGCGGGCCTCTACGCCGGAAAGACGCTGCGAGACAGCCCGGTCGAGGTCCTCCTCCTCGACCAGCACAACTACCATACTTTCCAGCCGCTCCTCTACCAGGTGGCGACCGCGATGCTCGAGCCGGAAGAGATCGCCCGTAGCGTCAGAGGGGCGTTCCAGCGCCAGAAGAACTTCGCCTTCCGCCAAGGCACCGTCACGGGTGTCGACTGGGAGCGGAAGCAGGTGTTGCTGCACAGCGGAGACGCGGTCGACTTCGACTACCTGATCGTGGGCGCGGGCGCCATCTACAACGATTTCGGCACCCCAGGTGTGCGGCGCCACTCGCTCTTCCTCAAGAGCCTGAGTGAAGCGGTGAACATCCGCTCGCACGTACTCCGTCAGTTCGAGAGGGCGGCCGCCGATCCGACTCTCCTGGACGAGGGGGCGCTCAACTTCGTGATCGTGGGTGGCGGACCCACCGGGGTCGAGATGGCCGGCGCCATGCTGGAGCTCTTCGACCGAGTACTCCCGCGCGACTATCCCGAGGTCGACGTGAGCAAGGCGCGGGTGATCCTGCTGGAGATGGCCGATGCCCTCCTCCTTCCCTACGTTCCGCGACTGCGCCGGTACACTGAGAAGGTGCTGCGCAAGCGGGGTGTCGAGGTGCGGTTGGGCACGGCCGTCGAAGAGGTGCGGGAGAATGCCGCGGTACTGGCCGGCGGTGAGGTCATCCCGACGAAGACGGTCATCTGGGCCGCCGGGATCCGGGCCCACCCGCTGGTAGCGGCGCTGGACGCCGAGCTCACCCGCGGCCACCGAGTGAAGACCGAGCCCAACCTGTCGCTGCCGGGACGACCGTACGCCTTCGTCGCCGGTGACGCCTCGGGAGCTACCGACGAAGAGGGCGTTCCCTTCCCGCAGGTGGCGCAGGTGGCGATCCAACAGGGGAAGCATGCCGCCCGGGAGGTGCTGAGGCACCTGCGAGGCGAGCCCAGTCAACGGTTCAGATACGACGATCGCGGCAACATGGCGATCATCGGGCGCAACGCCGGCGTGGCGCAGCTCTCACGCAAGTTCGCCAACCTCAAGTTCAGCGGTTTCCTCGGTTGGCTGGGTTGGCTCTTCATCCACCTGATCTACCTGCCTGGACACCAGAACCGTTTCAACGCCGTCATCAACTGGACGTTCAGCTACCTGACGTTCGACCGCCACTCGCGACTGATCGCCGAGATGGTCCCCTCACCGGGCGAGGTGATCAACCGCACCCTCACGCCGGTCGACGACGAGGAGATGGTCGAACGGCGCGCCGAGGATGTACGCGAGGTGGCCGGAAGAAGCTGATGTCGCTGTCGCTCCCGAGCGGCCGGAGGCGAATCTGATCTGACTCGACCGGTCGGGACGTCGTGAACGATTCCTGCCGATGAGCCGGGGCCCGCGGGATCGGACGCCGACCGGTCGCGCTAGCGCGGATCGAGGAGCGGTAATCCGGTGGTCGGATCGTGGCGTCGTTGCAGGTGACGGGGTGATTCCACCATGAGCACCTCGAGCGTTGGCCTGACCCGGGCTTCGAGCAGGTGACCGCCCGCAGTGGAGCCGTCACGCCGGCCTACGACCACGTGGGCGTGGAGCAGCGGCTCCCCCTCCCACAGGGCGACGTCGCCGATGAGGGACAGGAGTTCGACCTGCTCGTCGACCACGATCGGCTGGTACTCCCTGCTCTCCAAGTCGAAGTAGCCGAGCCGAGCGTGAGAGAAGGCGCCGATGGCGGTGAGCCTTGCGGCCGAGATGGAGCGCCGCCGGACGTACTCGGTGAGAGCCTCTGTCACTAGTTCTCCGGAATCGAACACCAGCGCATGCGTTCGTTCCTCGTCCTCAGTAAGCAGCTTGCCGCGCACGTTCCCTCCTTCCCGGATCCCGACCGGAGTCCGGTCGCCCGTGAGCGACCGACCTCCTCCGCTGCACTCGAGCGGCGAGCAAGCCGGCCCCGAACCCGACTGTCGAGGCGCAGAGCAGGAGCGTCAGGGGCGCGATTCCTTGCTCGACCTCCTGCCCGGCCAGCGAGTCCTCCGGGTAGGCGGTTCCGCCCTCTGAGCGCATGGCCAGGCTTACAACCTGGGCCAGGTGGAGCGCCCGCCTATCGGTGCCCTGAGCGATCTGCTGCTTGCAGGAGAAGCCGTTGGCGATTATCAGCGTTTCCGGACCGGCCGATCGCACCGCCGGCAGGAGTACCCTTTCGCCGGCCCGCATCGACACCTCGTACTTCTCGCTCTCGAAGCCGAACGAGCCGGCCATCCCGCAGCAGCCGGACTCCAGCACGTCGTAATCCAGACCCAGCTTCTTGAGGCAGGCGATCTCGGCGTCGAGCCTGATCACCGATTGGTGATGGCAGTGGGCGTGCACCAGCGCCTTCTTGCCGAGCCGGGGCAGCTCGATGTCCTGCCGTTCGATGAATTCGCTGAACAGGTAGGCGAGTCTCGCCAGCCGCCGAGCATCCATGTCGTGAGGGAAGAGTCCCGGCAGTTCGTCACGGAAGGCGGTGATGCAGCTTGGCTCGAGTCCCACTATCGGTATGCCGGCGCGGATGTAGGGCCGCAGCGTTTCGAGCGTCCGGCGCCACAGTCTCTTGGCCGTGTCGAGCATCCCGAACTCATAGAGGGGACGGCCACAGCAGAGGGAGCGGGGCGGAAGCACGACGCGGTAACCCCACTTCTCGAGCAGCAGCGTGGCGTCTACCGCGACCTCCGGCGTGAAGAAGTTGTTGAAGGTGTCGGGCCACAGCATCACCGTTTGACCGAGGAACGGCTGTTGCGCCGAGTCGGCGTTCACGATCGCCGCGCCCGGATCCTGATCGTAGGTGTCGGACCTGAACCTCGGCACCTCCTCGTGCCTGACGTGGCCCGTTCCACCGGCACGACGCTGCCCGTCCGTTCGGGAACCCAGCGCTCCCGCGTGGCTGCTGACGAGCGGAACCCCTTCCCGATCCTGCTGGTACCGATCCCGGCCGGTATCCCGGAACCACTGACGGAAGT includes the following:
- a CDS encoding metal-dependent hydrolase produces the protein MRLTYLGHSAVHVETGDYSLLIDPFISGNPLASVDVDELTPDYILITHAHGDHVGDAVRIAKRSGATVVGMVEICRALKPQGVGTHGMNIGGFFGFPFGRVKLTPAWHSSSFDDGRYGGMPTGIVLEAEGKRVYHAGDTGLFGDMQLIGSLGLDLAFLPIGGNYTMGPEEALEAAKLLRAERVVPIHYDTFDLICQDPQAFARSVTAAGAGECLPLQPGGTVEL
- a CDS encoding PHP-associated domain-containing protein, producing MRIDLHCHTEASHDCSSQFDGVITRCRQQRIAVQAVTDHDQIWGALELREKSTAPGDPLIIVGEEVTTREGEIIGLFLEELIPADLSPEEVVERIREQGGLVLLPHGFDPLKTHRLSPAARERIAHEIDIVEVFNTRVSHPRRNAQASQWAAERDLPASAGTDAHIVPALGTAWVETPDRPIEGPEDLLAALRAGAISGTWTHPVAAYAYKLWDRGRRAAYRGWKRVSGETKALIAGD
- the uvrA gene encoding excinuclease ABC subunit UvrA; amino-acid sequence: MQDLVIRGAREHNLKDITLQLPRNKFIVFTGVSGSGKSTLAFDTIYAEGQRRYVESLSAYARQFLGVMDKPDVDGIDGLSPAISIDQKTTSHNPRSTVGTVTEIHDYLRLLFSRAGTPHCPVCDRPIQRQSASEIVEQLLGRFPDARAMILAPVVRGRKGEYRKLLADLKKEGFARIRLDGEVQTLDEALTGNIERYEKHDIDLVIDRVLLKEDDRSRIAESVELALVKGEGLMRAWMPEDDSKAGVEELFSEKFACPEHGTFLEELEPRVFSFNSPYGACPRCSGLGYLQQFDPKLIVPDDTLSIAEGAIAPWSGGRSDGNKVFYWDRLKALAEMLDFDLQTPWKDLPESVQKSILEGSAEPVDVVYKRGGRETMRFKAEFEGVIGNLDRRLKEAASEYARERLEEFMSLVACPHCHGSRYKPEVLAVRIADSNIAQLSGMTVLDARRFFAELDLPGPAGAIARPIVREVNSRLGFLEDVGLDYLSLDRSANTLSGGEAQRIRLATQVGSGLTGVLYVLDEPSIGLHPRDNARLLRTLLSLRDLGNTLIVVEHDEDTMRASDYIVDLGPGAGVHGGEVVAAGVPAELTRHQNSLTAAYLRGDLKIDVPKKRREGNGKRLKIVGAREHNLQGIDVEIPLGTMTCITGPSGSGKSTLVHRILHASLAKQLYRAKAQPGSHERILGTEHLDKVIEIDQSPIGRTPRSNPATYTGIFTDIRDLFARAPESRKRGYKAGRFSFNVKGGRCEACKGDGTVKVEMYFLPDVYVPCEVCKGARYNRETLEVKIRGKSISDVLEMTVDEGLEFFENIPNVARKLQLMKDVGLSYIKIGQPSPTLSGGEAQRVKLASELGRRSTGKTLYILDEPTTGLHFDDTRKLLDVLHRLVDGGNTLVVIEHNIDVIKTADWIVDLGPDGGARGGRVVAEGTPETAAADHDSPTGKFLRQVPEIAERIQVRDVA
- a CDS encoding YhjD/YihY/BrkB family envelope integrity protein produces the protein MTSLRGLRHSALWEFGVRLVRRFRASYLTMLAAALAYYAAFSLGPLLLLLGGWLAVILQTRPELAGRYRLVLADLVNQVMPLQENTSEVVSRNFETILNQLSEGALLRTVLSLLILIWAASGFFTSLQLALEVIFDVSETRSFLRRRLVAVLLVVAVALVIGVEIVGGALLSSLSQVSDLIASRMQVPDVELPNLVPLWFTRASSMVLRLAVAALAFTLAFRFLPRRSSSWTGALVGGSFSSVTIAVTRELLLLTFDTDRFNVIYGVITSVVVTLLWLYLALLMFLVGALITAEISAWRRERPGVPHETTGLGRIHEPED
- a CDS encoding lysophospholipid acyltransferase family protein → METITRFMQRAWFFWLGRTAFLFYAKLFYGIEVEGAERVPRKGGLVVASNHFSSLDPPVLGVSVPREINFMAKKELFENRYLRALMLGLRAYPVDRSRSDMSAIKHSLRLLKEGVAVGIFAQGTRNAGDVEALDGASFLAIRAGVPLQPAAIWREGRRFHVRFGEPIVPREGKRSEMQALTRELMKRVNELLPGNEAIGGDVREPVETR
- a CDS encoding HU family DNA-binding protein, with product MSAKSQSKKEEEMAKQRTVSKAELVDMVAGETGIRKKDVKEVVDNVLAKISSHLDDNYKVQLTGFGTFEVRERRARSGVKPGTRTKIEIPASKYPAFKPGKSLRERVRS
- the sdaAB gene encoding L-serine ammonia-lyase, iron-sulfur-dependent subunit beta codes for the protein MGLLDVIGPVMIGPSSSHTAGACRLALLARRMLISAPRHAELTLHGSFAKTARGHGTDKALVAGLLGMFPDDPRIPQAPELARAAGLEVAFATADLGDVHPNTVRIELSSPEEEVSMMGSSLGGGMVRVFQVNGFEIDFSGSCYALLIEHNDRPGVIARVARVIADDDGNIGRLHSARRRRGGQAMMSVEVDKHLSQYVLDYLTNLPYISWVRMLPEVMSGEQRGELGQGTQEGDVVTEGGNL
- the sdaAA gene encoding L-serine ammonia-lyase, iron-sulfur-dependent, subunit alpha, with product MNRNERLSGLDELDLGRLAQFEGPASTAILDEETGGDASARVALLAGMRGRLAEMRDSVERGLANDAPSRTGMVGWNAKRLWEAEDSLGSPLLKRVQAYAMAVNEENARMGRIVAAPTAGSAGTLPGALLGVADHLGLDDEQLLAPLVLAAGIGQIIGRSMFIAGSTGGCQAEIGSSAAMAAAAVCELMGGLARQSVHAAAQTLMNSIGLVCDPVGGYVEVPCVSRNAFYSVHAVASAQLALAGVESPIPPDEVVQAMASVGRLLPPELRETGEGGLADTPTGRRIALEMAD